One Carya illinoinensis cultivar Pawnee chromosome 5, C.illinoinensisPawnee_v1, whole genome shotgun sequence genomic window, AGAAGATATAAGGAATCTGTCCAGTTTTGAGCAAGTGTAATTGTTAGACCAAGTATAGTCACCTCCCATGAGAGGTATGTCCATGAGTTCCAACTCTGAAATAAAATTTGAGAATTCCCCCATGGCATGATTTTGCCGTCCTCCTCCCGATCTTTCACTTGGAAATCTTGTCACATTAAAATCCCCCCCTATACACCATGGAACCTCCCACCATGAACTTAAATCGGCAAGCTCATCCCAAAGTAACCGCCGCTCACACTCCGAGTTGGGGCCATACACCCCAGTAAAGGCCCACACAAAGTCATCTTCAGAATTTTTAAACAAGTATCCCACAGAATATTCTCCCACAAACTCATCAACGTTCTCCACCACCCTTTTGTCCCACATAACCAATATTCCACCCGACGCCCCATCCGAAGGTTTGTATGCCCACCCTACATATTGGCAGCCCCACATACTCCGAATAGTTCTTGTGATAAGTTTCAAtttaatttcctgcaaacagatgATATCCGCCTTCCATGGCCTAAGCAATGATCTTATACGAAGGCGTTTGTTAATATCATTCAGACCCCTTACGTTCCAAGTCAGGATTTTAGGCAACATTAATCAACTATTGCAGCCCTACCTTTGTTATGTTCCCGACTTGCACTCCCCTCCTTTCCATCATAATTTAGAGACCAAGTTAGCCTCTTTAACTCCCTGTTTCTCTTTCTCCCTGTTCCTCAATGCTGATGTCCTGCCAAGGCTATTAGAAGTGCCTTaaactgttcttcataaccTTCACACATTCCTGGAGCTCCTCCACTTTTTTTAGAATCCAATCAGGTGGTGTAAAAGGAGGAATGATCCTTATAAGAGTAGGATCATGTCCTGGAGACCCCTCGCCTTCTTTTGTACCTCTAGGGGACTCGCATAAGATCATAGCTCCTTCTCCTGCCAACTCCCCCTTCTCCTTGAGCTCAGCCAACTCCCCCTCCTCAAGCCCAACACCAGTTCAGAGGCCACCTCAATAATGAACAAgtggaagaggagaagaaaaaccaTTTCAGAGGCCACCTCTTCATTGCCTGCAAAGATCGACTGTTTTGATACCACTTGTAATGTTCTTGATCACAAGAACAAAGCCTCGCCTCTTCCAAGAGCCCAAGAACAAGACACTAACCCAAAGAACTCGAGAACAAGAAACTTAGAATGCAAGCAAGAAGATGAACTGACAAATGATTAAATGCAAGATTCCATTCTTGAATCTTGACAGAGAATTTTCGAGGAGCTCTCAACCTCCCATTCACAAACTCCAGAATTCACAAAATGAATTTTACATGGGATGGCTACTGCCTTTATAGTTGCAGAACCACGAGACTCAAATACAAGAACAAGACTCACCGTTTAACTAAAGAAATGCTAGAATTAAAATGTAAAACGAACACTACAAccgccctcaactttattcaaaaCGACTTACAACATTCCCTATTAAAACtaaacgcaccgtttcattaaagGATCTTCTTAGCCTAAACTACACGTTGTAGCTCTTCATTTCTTCACATCCTCAAGACCATTAAAGCTGTTTTTCCTTCCTGAGACTTGTCACTCTATTGCATCTGTTACCCAGTTCCTCCAATGACCAATCACCACCAACCTTCCTCTCTTCAAGACCTTGCCCCCAAGCACCCGTAACATCATATCGTAGGGAAAGTTTTCCTTGCTAAACGATCGTATTTGGCGTAGGTGATAACAAAGTTCTGCTCAGAACGTATTGCAAAATACGCCTTTGAGTATGCATACCTAAACAACAGGAAAAATGTGACGGCTGTCCACAAAGCCAACATTATGAAACTTGCAGATGGTTTGTTTCTAGAGTCTTGCCGGGAGGTTGCTACCAAATATCCCAGTATCAAGTACAATGAGATTATTGTGGACAACTGCTGCATGCAATTAGTTTCAAAGCCCGAGCAATTTGATGTTATGGTATGTGACTCATGAAAACTCTTCTTTTCAGTTCTAATATGGAAGCTCTCATTTATTTTAGTTGGACTTCATATTACGCTATAAAATTTTTGAGGACCAATGCATTCCTATATTAAACTGATTCTGCAGTATAGTTGTATAAGACgagctttataaaaaaaaaatgcttaccAATGATGTAACAAGatacaaattcttttttttttgatcggcaAGAGAGGCAAATGCTTTTGTGGTTGATAATAGAGATGGCCCTTCTTTTGATTTATCATGGCTGTCAAGTTGATGAGCATGGATAGATATGGGGTTCTAGTTTTAGATGGGCTCTTAAAGCTTTTTATATAGTGAAAAACTGTGTGGACACTGGACATGACCAAGATATGAAGTGTTGGATTGATTTTAATATAGTCACTACTCACAtccaaaagatgaaaaataagtGTTTTCATGGATTGGATTTTTTGAAGTagtaatcatattattttttggtaccagattaaaagagaaaaaagttgGACGTGAGATACAAACCTGTTGAGCTGTATGCATTAACTTTGGCTTGGCTTGTGGAGAATCTCATACAGGTCCATATGCTCACAAAAGAAACTTTCTTCCCTTGTGGCTTAGTTTtcctttgttcttttttctttccaaagGTAACTCTGGCCTGGAGTTTTAAATTAGGAAGCTTAGCACAAGAAATACTCTCCTTGGCTCAATTCCACTGAATAGTTTATGTAGGTGTGTTTTTGGTATTGTGAGACCCTTTCaacataaattaagaaaataggaTATAGAAATGTGCGAGAGTGGTTGAGCCAGATTCTGGAGTATACTGTAGTACCATATAGATGTGCTCTAACAGGGGTGGAaacctaaaaacaaaaattattggCTGTTTGGATGATGGAATGCTTAAGCTGGACCTAGCATGAATTGCATTGTTGTGCTCCGGTGCCAAATAATCTGCTTATATTGACTTATTAGGAGAATATGTAAGCtaagattttattgatttgaTGATATCAAAATGTTGTTCTTCTGTAGTTTAACTAATATGTGTTTTACACTTTACACTCAAAATACCCACACCAACAAATTACACCCTCCAACCATAGAAAACTGGCAGATAACACTCATCCAGTTCTGTGTGTTATGATGAATGAAAAATGGGTGATGTAGCACAATCTTGACTGTCAGATCTTAACAGAGGGTGTGCATTGAACTTTGGGTTGTTTGAGTGGAATGTGTCATTATTGGTTGTTTGGGATGCAAAGTGTAAAATTCCTATTAGTTGGAGGATGAAAAGTTTATTTACGCTTTTATTTTTCCCTCTATCATGTTCTTTCTGCTCTAATTGATTATTCAATCGCCTTGGGTATTTATTGAATTATCAATACATTCCTTTCTTTCAAGGGTTTTGGCTCATTATTTTCGTTACTGTTTGGCCTGCTGGGGACATAACTAAAGTCATATATCTAGCATCCTATATATCTCAAGtgtttcttcttctacttctcaCAAAGTCCAACTGACGTTTTGTGTGCATTATAGATTTAATTAATAACTCGTCAATATCCACCTCCTGGCTAACTGATGAGTCTGGTTTTTGTTTTGTAGGTGACTCCTAATCTTTATGGCAATCTAGTGGCAAACACAGCAGCTGGTATTGCTGGAGGAACTGGTGTCATGCCGGGAGGTACTAACTCTAATCATATTCATAGCCTTACAAGTTCTAGCTTTTGCTGTGCTTTTCTGAGTTATTAGATTTTGGATCTCATAAAGTTAAGCTATTAACTTGGCCTCTTCATGGCATGAATCTGACCAAGAGGAAgtgacaaaattttttttttttttcctttaaaaaaaaccgTAGTTGTGTCTGCTTGACGCATATATgatcagaaaaatgaaaaaaaaaaaaaagagttaaaagaaaaaatcatcttAACAATTTTTGTAATCTTCCGATCATTTCTTGTATCTCATTTAGTCTTTGCTGGCCACAGGCAATGCAGGGGCTGATCATGCTGTGTTTGAGCAAGGTGCTTCAGCAGGAAACGTGGGAAAGGATAAGGTAGTGCAGCAAAATAAGGCCAATCCTGTGGCTTTGCTCCTCTCATCAGCCATGATGCTCAGGCACCTTCAGTTTCCATCATTCGCTGACCGGCTCGAGACTGCTGTGAAACGTGTAATCTCCGAGGGCAAGTACCGTACAAAAGATCTTGGTGGAGACAGCACGACCCAGGAGGTGGTGGATGCTGTCATTGCTAATCTGGACTGATTGATTAGGAATTACCACCTTATTCTTAGCTATCACCTGTTCCTGTTGATTCCTCCTGATCATACCCCCCCGGTTCTACAGTTCCATATCATTGCTTTTATCCTGCTTTTCAGAaggtgtgatttttttttttaagtaacatGAGTACACTAAAATCTCGAGTGTTGtaataaggagaaaaaaaaaaatctcatccgataaattcttgtttttattttagttttacaatttctcaatttgagaaaaaagaagGGCATTGTCTCTCCTTCCCTGCAAATGTTGTCCACTATAACTCAATTTTGTTTGTCTTCTGTAATAACACCTAAGATAtttcaaattgaaataaaaagcaGTTGTGTATTTAGCGTTCCTAATCCTTGTTATGTTTTATGTAGGGATAGAACAGTGTAATATTGGTTTACTCTTGTTTGACAGAATTCAATTGATACAACTTAAATTTGAGAAGAGACCTGAAGAACTCCCTCCCTGAGTACtataactaaaataattaagatcTTCCCAAATTCTTGAAGAGGCAGTCGTTGTTATGCAAGCCATCCATATTCAAGAATTTTGAACACAAATATGCTTTGGTAATGACGTTCctgtcccaaaaaaaaaagggggggcgGGAAATCTACATTCCTCCGTAAGTGGCTTTCTTCGGCTTTGTTGGACTGTCTGGAAGACGAAAATATGGTTCAGAGTTACGATCATAATAATTGAACGTTTGCATTATTCTCTTGTTCATTTGATTCAAAGTCCACTTTATGTGGCTCTTGTTCATTCTCTTCAATCTCAGCCTCACTCtgggtaaatattttttaattttaacacCACCAATCCAATCCAACAgctttcattaatttcttcaCAAAGCTCTTTCCTGGTCAACCCATTAATCATTCActaatttttccttctttaaagaaaattccattctttttgctttttttttctttttttttttctaaagaaaaaagaaatctcTTTTAAACTaccaatcaattaaaaaaaaaattctttttattgatcTGTTATcgtttcaataataataaaaaaaaaggatatgattcttatacattaattaatcattaaaatCTTTATATCTATATCTATTCTCCAACTTATAAATAGTAAAGTTTTTAGTTTAATAATCATCTTCACaactattagtttttttttttggtcatgtATCTCCAGATGAGTTTTGCTATTTGTAAGTTTATATCTCAACATAGTATTTGTTatgtaagtttttatagttataaacaaaataaagctCTAGTACTTCGTAAATAaattacgttttttttttttttataatcttgaattaaatttataaattttcaaagtattattaatatttaagtaGATATTATGTACAAAAATAAATGTCAGGCCCCCAGATACGACTTCCTGACTCCGGTGGTAAGCCTCCACTTCTTATATCACATCCAATCGTTGGATTTGGGAAAGCGAGCTCTCCCTCCGCAAACCGCTATATAAGATGTAGGAAAAAATCATCAAAAGATCAAACAAAAGATACAAAATGTGGACAGTTTTTGGATTGTGTGTTGTGGGATTGATTGTAGTATGGTTTACTCACTGGATAAACAAATGGAGAAACCCAAAGTGCAATGGAGTACTCCCTCCTGGTTCCATGGGACCTCCTCTTATCGGAGAATCCCTTCAGTTGATCGTTCCCAGTTATTCTCTAGAACTCCACCCTTTCATCAGAAAGAGAGTTCAAAGGTaacatgtacatacatacatacatacatacatatatagcaTACATATGTTTTCTAATCTATGATCTCCCAACCTTATCCAGAAACATCCTTTCTGTGGACAAGGATGATCCCCTAATATCTCTTCTTTCACTGTTACTGGCGTCATGACGTTTTCTCACTAATTGGGGTCAGGGCCGGCTCTTCCATTGCCTAGGCCCAAGTGGAAGAATGCCCCCTAAAAGTGTTTCGAGCAGAAtttcttaaaagtttaaaaaaagaagttatAATTAGAAACAATCgaataaatcaagaaaaaacTATTAAAAGTATCAAATACATCTTATATAATTGATTCTCTTTCtagattattctttttttttttttttccttctgaagacttaatttttattgaacttttcttagtttatagttttcttttttagaatcTTTCAATTCACATCAAAACTTTTATATTCatattaagtaattaataaagatGTTAGTAATGCTCTTACTTACCAAAAACGTACTCGTTggcttgagtttttttttttttttggcttgatTGTTCTTGAATCtttatgattatatatttttttataacctttatgattatatttctatatatatatatatatatatcttagtaTTGGAATTCTATTtttagagttttattatatttgagttcacttgatgatgatgaaattttttctcttatccaTCTCCTTTTCATTTCTAGTATTGGTACCAAGACATGAAGTGATATAAATTCTCATCTTGtttctacaaaataattatttcacataATCTCATTCTTGGGATacactttcttttt contains:
- the LOC122309835 gene encoding isocitrate dehydrogenase [NAD] regulatory subunit 1, mitochondrial — its product is MARRAIPILKQLTAPRPTWSRSVTYMPRPGDGEPRPVTLIPGDGVGPLVTNAVEQVMEAMHAPVYFERYEVHGDMNRVPQEVIDSIRKNKVCLKGGLRTPVGGGVSSLNVQLRKELDLYASLVNCFNLPGLPTRHENVDIVVIRENTEGEYSGLEHEVVPGVVESLKVITKFCSERIAKYAFEYAYLNNRKNVTAVHKANIMKLADGLFLESCREVATKYPSIKYNEIIVDNCCMQLVSKPEQFDVMVTPNLYGNLVANTAAGIAGGTGVMPGGNAGADHAVFEQGASAGNVGKDKVVQQNKANPVALLLSSAMMLRHLQFPSFADRLETAVKRVISEGKYRTKDLGGDSTTQEVVDAVIANLD